The Medicago truncatula cultivar Jemalong A17 chromosome 7, MtrunA17r5.0-ANR, whole genome shotgun sequence genome includes the window tgaaaatattaaaataattttctgatttatttttttgtataatttttaaaataaaattaatttttttcaaaataatatatattcagaaatttttgaaaaaataaataattttttttattctcatttaaatttttctatgttttttgaGTGAGCCTAAATCATTTTGATTGgatatttttaaggagaatgttaaccagtgcTCCAGGGTATTGATTAAGCAGCTAAAAGAGGTAAGATTTTATTAAAGAGTGATGTAATAATtagttaataaaaaataacagtttatattttcaagataatttttctacttttggattccttaaccagtgctccGGAGCACTGATTAACAAgtccttatttttaaaatgtgtgtagctgatatttctatttttaagtgtaacatgaaaaaaatatatagagtaTATAGTTTTTACTGTTCTCGAATTAAAGTATGACATATGTATTCTTTTAACCAAGTCTAAAAAAGCTAAACGATGTGAAATTTTATCGCGTTTCCAACATTGGTCCAACTTTAATCCATTCCTTCATCTTCATAATAAtatttaggtttaattgcacttttggacccctatcttttcaaaagttgcggttatggcctcctaactaatttaaatataaaacatgcctttatgttttgattctttggcagttttggacctccagtccattagtgaggtgccacgtgaccccctaaataatacacgtggcatctcactaatggactgggggtccaaaactgccaaagaatcaaaacatagggggctgttttgtatttaaattagttaggggtcataaccgcaacttttgaaaagataggggtccaaaagtgcaattaagcctaatattTAGTTAGGGTTTCAACACTGTACTTCGATCTCAAATTTCAACCACAAATTGTTGCAATCTTCATAGTCACCAGCATACTTGCCTCTCATGACGAATTCCGATCCTCCGCCAAAGCATCCGCATTCAAGTGGCGGTGCTCCGACGTCAATCCTCCTTGATGAACTCATCACAGACATCCTGTCACGACTTCCTGTCAAAACTCTTATGCAATTCAAATGTGTTTGCAAATCTtggaaaaccctaatttctcatGATCCTTCCTTCGCCAAACTGCATCTTCAGCGATCGCAGCGGAACACACACCTCGCACTGGTTTCAGACCTGTCGTCTGAAGACCAGTCCAATTGCAGTGTGGTACCCTTTCCCGTAAGTCATTTGCTTGAGGCTCCGTTAATCGTCACACCCTTCGAACCTTACTACCCATTGAGGAATGTCGCCATTCCTAACGATCCTTACTACGTATTGGGTAATATGGATTGCAGTCTCATCATTGGTTCCTGCAATGGATTGCTCTGTTTAGACAGTTATTCTTACACGTACGAGGACCAAGAACATCATTGGTTTCGTTTTTGGAACCCAGCCACAAACACATTATCTGAAGATTTAGGGTGTTTAAACAAGTTTTTGAGGCTAAcatttggatatgatatttcaAATGACACTTATAAGGTGGTGGCCTTTTCTGCCGACGAGGtcaaaattttcagtttgaGTGATAATATTTGGAGAGATATTCCAAGTTTTCCCATTGTTCCTTTTGATATCGACGCTAGTCGTTGTCATCCATATGTGAATAATGGTGTTTATGTGAGTGGCACTATTAACTGGTTGACTATTCAAAATAAGACCGAATATGAGTGGAATGATATTTCAATTGATCAATTTCTCATCCTCTCACTTGATCTGACTACCGAGACGTACCAACATTTGCGGCCACCTCAGGGATTTGTTGATGTACCACCTGTTGATCCAGCTGTTACTGTATTGATGGATTGTCTATGTTTTTCTCACCGTTCCAAGGAGACCCATTTTGTTTTATGGTTGATGATGGAGTACGGAGTTCAAGACTCTTGGACTCAATTCCTCAAAATTAGTTTTCAGGACCTTCAAATTGATTATGGCATTAGTGATTCACTGGATTATGGTTCTCAATTGTATTTGTATCCATTGTACCTTTCTGAGAGTGACAACACACTTATAATGGCAAGCAATCAAGAAGGCCACGATGGTTATGACAACCATGCAATTCTCTATAATTGGAGAGATAAAACGGTAGAGCAAATTACATCTGTTGACAATGAAATATTGTGGTTTCATACCAAGGATTATGTTGAAAGCTTAGTTTCAACCTTTTGAGAGTAAGTTTCTCTTCAATGATTTAACTGTTTGAATTAATTTGAAGTATTTTATAATCATTGAACTGAATGAGTTTGTTTTGGGTtgttcttatatatattattataacttGAAGATAGTCCTCCCCAAAAGGAAATTCAACAACTCTTGAATGATCTTTATTTGGTTGGCATTCACAATGTTTTATCCAAAACTAAAGTAAGAAGTTGTTCTCAATTTGGGAGGATAATACAAGGAAAATGTAAGGAAAACATATCAATGGGTTGGTTACAAATATCTTTAGACTTGAGTATATTTATTATCTATTGATTGATCTATAAATagataagaaaatgaaaatatcatCTTCTCTTGCATTTACTTCAAAACTTTGTTATAGTTAATGATTGTGATGTACTTATACTTTGTAATTGTATGGTATAAATATTCAAATTGGCTGAGCGTATATTTGTGAACCCACCCTCTGTGTTACTTATGGGTGAACAAAGCTTTGGAATGAGTACCAATTGTTTTCTAATAGAATAAGTTGAGTTAATCAACAAGGTTTGACCTTTTGAGTCTAGCCAAAGAGACTAGACTCCCACAACACGGAGAACCAAGGTTTGAATCTCAGCTGGGAAATATGTCCACATTCAAGTGTTTGTTGCACCTCGAATAGGATTACCTCCAGTAGAGGGATCCTgtagaaaacaaacaaaaaagtgtTATCCTGTTACATTTTAAGCATGAATATGCTTTTGTAAATAATTGTATATGTATTTGATATTCTTCTTGGTTTAGTTTTGTTTATACTAGTTCAAGTTTATCCAAACTAATTTTGGAAACAATGGTTATTACATTTTTGTACTTGATAATGATATTGTAgtataatctattttttaatatcataagTGTCGTGTCCAATGTAGTCAGGTTCGAGTTTTTAAGTATGATCAGTAGGCTGGTGAAAGATCGTAAACACGAGGGTCTTAACACGATTCGTAAGTAGGATAGGTAGCTTGTTGATAGAGttgagagaaggaaaaaaaggagaaaatagaGGGAAAACAGAGGAaccaagcaacaaaaaaaaaaactgagaaaGTAGAGCAAAAACAGAGGAAACAAACAGAAAAGAGAGGAAACAGAAGAAAAACAGAGTAAACAGAGCAAAACGACCTTGAGTAAAGTCGGAGCACAATTGAGGTGTCGTTGGATGTAGGATCGTACTATTCTACAAACCAGCACTCGTTCCTGACTACAATGGTCGTGTCAGTTATGGTACTAGTTTTTAGGAATCAcggttgaagctaatttctttattattatttttttcagaaAGGAATGTGGCTTCACTTTTGAGaattatatattcattttttctgtttttgctctacattttgtattttgatgtttttctcTCCTATGTAATATGGGTCATTCTTGAATCATAGGGCCATGGCCTTAACTTCAAGCATTTTTGGCGTTATTGATGGTCGATGCACGATGGTaggaagaaaggaaaaaaaaagagacttaTTGGAGCTGCATTTTCTTTGGTTTTAGTACTCATGTTGTATAAGACATTCTGGCCCTCTTGATGCCTCTTTTGGACTTCTTTGAAAGTGTTGTGGAAATTTACCACAATATTTGTGATGTTTTGCAACAGTACTCTTGCTTGTGTAAAGGCTAGTGCAAGTCTCCAACTGTTTGTgaagtatattaataatatttttgtagttgcataatatttacatttaacaatatatcaattgcatgGTTGGATGATCTTTCCTTGgcattttttgcaaatttttccATAGTTTTAAACTGATATTgctattaacttttttttcacCCAGTCGAATTTCATTTTATCTAGCAGTGAAGCCATGGTAGAGGGTGCAGGTATGGGCAAGGTGCATGTACAATTACAGCGCTGGTCCTCGGCAACTAACTTTGATGTCTGcacccgtttttttttttttttttttttaatcttttctgTGTTTTAAGCTTAATCTAGCAGTGAAGCCATGGTAGAGGGTGCAGGTATGGGCAAGGTGCATGTTCAAGTACAGCGCTGGTCCTTGGCAACTAACTTTGATGTCtgcaccctttttttttttttaatcttttctttGTGTTTTAAGCTTAAAGTGTATAAATTTTCATGACAAACTGGTTCTACTTCAGGGGCTAATTTGTAAGCAGTGTATTTATATGGTTCTACTTCAGGGGCTGATTCTCtgtatttatatcaatatctgTCACACTAGCCTAACtggagtgtgtgtgtgtgtaagagTGCAGTCTGGCATATTTAATAGCATTGTTTTATTAGTTTATAATCTATTCAACTCAAcctttaattttgtaaaatctgaaatatttggcctgttttcaattaaaaaagttCCAGTACTTGATAAGCATCAAATTTTGAAAAGGGTCCTTTATCATTCACTCTTATATTCTGTAACAGGACAAGAATGCCTTAGctattttgttcaaattatgTTTTTCACCCACTCTTGTTTAAACTCATATCCTGCTATGAATTCTTCGCAGCCCCCACCTCACATGCACAGCGTCGTTGATTAATCGTTTCTCCAGAATAGGGTAATCTTCATCTCTCCCTTGTTGTTTTCATTCAATTGCCGCTACGATTTCTTCATTCAATTTCAGTTCTCTATTATATGTCCCAACCGATTCATAAAATctatgttattgttgattagttttttatttcctccttgttgttttgtttttgatttgctCAAACTTGACGATTGCTGTTGATTTTCTCAAACCAGTTTATATTTGCTTTGGGAGTATGTGTTTCTCAATTAGGAGTCCTATCTGGAGATAGGAAGTGGGATTGATGAGGTGCCTGGAAAAGGTTTCTTTGGGTGCTTCCTGGAAAAGGtttctcaaaacaatttttatgacaaaaggTAGaataaattccaatttttttctatgTAAGATGTTTTCATTAACTATCGTggagattttatgaaaataagttgaagatTGGTTTTAGACAAATGCTTACTAGTTATGAatgtagataaactcaaataaggtATTTCAAAcaggcttaaatatgcattcAAATGTTTTCTCATGGCCCTTTTGAAATGATTATTTTCATGattgtttttgaaataattatcttCATGATTGATTTTCTAATGGGAACTCATCATAAATATGAAGGAAATGAAAGAGAAACAATGGCTTTATTAAGCTTAGACTGTATCTACTATAACAACAATGCAGGACATGAAACCAATAAAGAACATTCTTCTGTTGACCATATTATTCTGTATTCGCTTGTCATGGAATATATCAAGCACCATAATTGGTAGAATAGGAAGTAAAGAACCTGATCATGTAACACATTGTAGCTccaaaatggaagaaaaaagattTATTGCTTCAAACACTAGGTTGCCCCTAGAGAGTATTCTTTGGAgcaacaacataaaaaatccTGCATAACACTTTCCAGCTTGGTGATCAACTGCTGATTATGTCAGTTTGCCTGAGCAATACATGTTATCCTCCCCCAGGCCTAACAATAGCATAAGCTAATCAAGTTTTGAGACacctttatttttgttgtgggCCCAATTCAAGATCACTGATTAATTTCTTTGGTTTGAAATCGGTTTCCAAAAGACAAATTTCAATCAGTGAGTATTTGCTTCttggaattttttttgatgATGAACAATGCTTCTTGCACCATGCCTCATCATCAGAAAGTGTCGTACTTTccttctaatttatttttcttttgattctttAGTTTCTTTGctgttaaaattattttctgttGATTCTGCTTCGCTATGTTACTTATTTTGAATTCACTCCTTGCAGGTTATATGAAAATaggctaaaatatagttttagtccctgcaaatatgtctcgttttggttttagtccttgtaaaaaaaaaatttgtttttggtccctgcaaatttttttgtttttgaaaatagtccctgatcccacttttgtgatgatttgcatacgtggcacattataactgaaccaattttgtagtttttggttcctgcaaaatattttgtttttaaaaaaggtccctgcaaattttttttaaagaactaaaaccatattttagccatgaAAATACTATAATCTGATTATTTTAAAGaactaatataattttttgttttttacttttttatcattttgtggTGTTGAATCCTATATTGGTACAAATTGAATACTGTCAAAGAAATTAGAAGCTGAAACAATCCATTTATTTATGATGAATATAATAAATTCTGCCTGTCTCGCAGagttaacaaaatttgttttgctGGCATATAGGGCTGCTACGGTTCATTGATTATAATGAAATTGAATATATCTTAAGCAAGAAGATTGATGTAAGTTTAGTTGCATCTACAAAGTCAGAAACTTCCATTTGTTGAAGTTTTAACTGCTTAATGTTTCCAAATTGaccttttgtatttattttttattattattttgccTGTTCTTTCGTATGCTTTCGAATAAAATACTGTTTTATTATACTATAGCTGATTTGTTTTTGAGTGATGCCTCTATAGACATTATTGTAAACATTTCTACAAATTCAGTTGTGATAGAGATGGACCAAAACTAGATAAGGAGGAATATGCTCTAGAGTGGATGTGCAGAATGGAGGAGTTTACTCAAAAGGACGTAGAGttcaaatatataattaaccAAATCAATTCAGTTAGTTGCGGTTATTCTGTTACTCAGTCTGAATGATGCCTCTATAGACACTATTGTAAACATTTCTACAAATTCAATTCCCTCGTTTTGCTCTCTTCTACTATACCCATAATGTACAACACTATTTCATAGAAACTTTGGAAtctataaaacaaattattgttaTCCTGGCGATTCCACAAATCCCATATTCAATCTCAGTAAAGTAAACATTCAAATAATGTGGCCTAAAACTGCAACTGTGATTGCATCACCACATTTCTTTGCAAcgattttttaaacataaaaaatatcagCACATTAGTTGCATTTGGTCACGATATCAAAAACTGACACAATCACGTTTATGATAAGCTACATTTAGTTAGTTCAACTGCATGAAGTGcacatatgaaaaaaaaaccctcttattttaaaagaagaaaggaaCAGCTACAATCACGTTATTGTTTGCCCTAACCAACTTTGGTAAGCATTTAATCACTTGGTCAGGGGAAATCGAGGACTTACGGATTTTTATGTTTTCTGATTCAAAATCCTCAAGAATTGTACAACCGTTAAGAAGTTGAATAAAAAACCAACGTTCACCAAAACAACACGATTTAGAAGTAAACTTTTGAGTAACGGAAAATCAACATTTGAAACAGTATGCATACATAACTCTTTCAATTTGAGAACCACAAGGTTACGTAAACTATAAATGCAACAAGGCATATTATAGCTAAAGTCCAATTGGATTTCAAGATGCTCCAATTTATGTTCTTCTGCACCAGCCAACCATGTCTAAGAATTGTATTCcaaagtttcataaaaaaaacatatgagcATTTCACGCATattgaaaaacatataaatacTCTAAAACATgtaaatgaaagagaaaataataattttactaaggtactccctccgtcctaaattttacgatgttttgggcatttcacatatattaagaaatataattaa containing:
- the LOC25498282 gene encoding F-box/kelch-repeat protein At3g23880, producing the protein MTNSDPPPKHPHSSGGAPTSILLDELITDILSRLPVKTLMQFKCVCKSWKTLISHDPSFAKLHLQRSQRNTHLALVSDLSSEDQSNCSVVPFPVSHLLEAPLIVTPFEPYYPLRNVAIPNDPYYVLGNMDCSLIIGSCNGLLCLDSYSYTYEDQEHHWFRFWNPATNTLSEDLGCLNKFLRLTFGYDISNDTYKVVAFSADEVKIFSLSDNIWRDIPSFPIVPFDIDASRCHPYVNNGVYVSGTINWLTIQNKTEYEWNDISIDQFLILSLDLTTETYQHLRPPQGFVDVPPVDPAVTVLMDCLCFSHRSKETHFVLWLMMEYGVQDSWTQFLKISFQDLQIDYGISDSLDYGSQLYLYPLYLSESDNTLIMASNQEGHDGYDNHAILYNWRDKTVEQITSVDNEILWFHTKDYVESLVSTF